The Bdellovibrio sp. GT3 genome contains the following window.
AGGACGTGTTCATCACTATCATTCAACAGTATTCCCGATTCAGGATCAGGCGGGCAAAATTGCCTGGATTGGTAAAGTTTCCTTAAGTTCCGAACCATAAAAGTCATGTTTGTTTGCAGCTGAAATATTTTTTTAAGGCCTGCACAGAATCCAAATGTAAACCTAAGAGACATGCGATGCGTTTCAGTCATTCTTATGGTGATTTTAATTTTGCCATGGATCTCCTTGGCGGCAGAGGCCAAAAGGCCGCGTATTGGTTTGGTTTTGGGAGGCGGCGGAGCCCGTGGCTTGTCTCACGTTGGTGTTTTGGAAGTTCTGGAAAAAAATAGAATTCCAGTTGATTGTATTGTTGGCACCAGTATCGGCTCGCTGGTCGGGGCGGGATACGCCGTGGGTCGAACTCCTCAGGAAATGAAAGAGCATATCCAGGCCGCGGATTGGTCGCGAATGTTTTTGGCGCGACCACCGCGTAAAGCCTATCCATTTCGGCGCAAGCAGGATGATTCATTGTCCATGCTGGGAGTGGAAGTGGGGTTGAGCGACAAGGGACAGATTCTTTTGCCAAGATCAGCAATCAGCACTCAGGAAATTGAATACTTTCTGCGAACGTTAACTTACGGGTCCACTTACCCAAAGTTTGACAATCTGCCTACACCCTATCGGGCCATAGCAACGAATTTGGCTAATGGCGAAATGGTTGTCCTTGGAAATGGCGACCTGGTGACAGCAATGAGAGCCAGTATGGCAGTGCCCGGGGTTTTTCCGGCGGTTCCTTCTGAGGGACGACTTCTTGCTGATGGGGGACTTGTCAGAAATTTGCCGGTGGATATTGCCAGACAACTATGCGCGGATGTTGTCATTGTCGTGGATGTCAGTTCCGCACCTTTGCAGCAGGATGAAATTGGCAGCATATTTTCTGTGATGGATCAATACACCCGGTTGATGATGATTCAAAATGTGCATCCTCAGCTAAAAAGTCTGACTGGCAAAGATGTTTTGATCAGTCCGGTGTTTAAGGACTTAGGGTCCACGGATTTTGGCAAAAGTGAGCCGTTGATCCAAGCGGGGAGCGAGGCCGCATTGAAGGCCTTGCCGGGTCTTCAGCGGTATTCAATTCCTGAGTCAGAATATGCAAAGTGGAAGGTGGATCGGGAGAAGAAAAAATACACGGCAAAGTCACTTGCAAAAGTTTCGGTCGGGGAAAGTGGATGGGTGAATCCACAAACATTGGTGGGAGATTTGAAAGTCAAAACCGGCGAGGTTTTTCCGATTGAATCATTCCATGATCAGCTGATGTCCCTTTATGCGACCGGAGACTACAGTCAGTTGGACTATGAACTTCACGACGGACCTCTTGGGCAGGAATTGCTGGTTCTTCCCATTGAAAAAAGCTGGGGCCCGAATTACCTGAATTTCGGTCTGAGTCTGGGAACTGATTTTGAAAGCTCCTATCCATGGAATTTAACGGCGATGTATCGTCGCACCTGGGTGAACTCGTTGGGTGCTGAATGGAAAACGATTCTTCAGGCCGGGAACTCTTCCAGATTCAATACGGAATTTTATCAGCCGCTGGGCGTGGGTAAGAGCGGGTTTGTTGCTCCACATTTTAAATACTACCGGTTGCCACTTGCGATTTGGCAGGACGGTGAAGAGGTCGCCAAGTACCGATATTCAAAGCTCACCGCGGGCGTGGATATCGGTGCGGGCTCCAGATTCGGAGAGTTGCGTTTCGGTCCATCCTACAATGTCTATCGGGCTTCGCAATCCATCGGGCCCGCGCTTCTTCCGGATTCCAGAACCTATGATTATGGTCTGCGCTTGAACTTGTTCTATGATCAGTTGGATAACTATTTCTTTCCTACAGATGGTCAGTCTTTTGATTTGTATGGCTACTATTCCTTGGGGGCTTCTGAGGATATTAAAAATTACGGAGTCTATGGTTTGCAATTTCGCGATGCCTTCAGAGCAGGTAAAGGCGCAGTTCAAATCACGGTGAAAGGACAAACCTCAACGGGTGACAGCACGGTTCTTGCGGATGTGAGTTGGTTGGGGGGCTTTTTAAATCTTTCCAGCTTTCACTATCAGGAATTAATCGGGGATCAGTTGGCCTATGGTTCCGTGCAGTACTATCACCCGACAGGATTACTCTCAGGAAGCTATTGGGGAGTGGCGGCAGAAACAGGACGTGTCTTCAACTACTTTGATGAAAGACTCGCAGATGACTGGCACTACTCGGGCACCATGTATATTGCCTATGATAGTTTCTTGGGGCCGATGTATTTTGCAACTGCCTACGGTGACAACGAGGTGTGGAGTTTCTATTTCATGCTAGGTAAGCAGTTCTAATTCTGAAAGGAAATCTATGAGTACCGAATGGGGCCTGGCCAGAAGTTTATTTGCATCCATTTTTATTCTGCTGCTGATAGCAGGATGTTTCTGGATTATGACGCCATTTTTGCCTTCACTGATTTGGGCAACGATGATTGTGGTCGCGACGTGGCCTCTATTGGTTAAGGCCGAAAGAAAATTTGGCAGTCGCAAGCTCGCAGTGGTTGCTATGATGCTGGTGATGTCGGTGATTGTGATTTTGCCGTTGATGGTGACCGGTTATGTGCTACTTACCCATATTGATGAAGCTTACAACTGGCTTAAAGGTGTTAAAGACTATACTTTGCCGATGGCCCCCGCGGGCCTCGCTCAACTTCCCTTTGGTGATCGCATTGCCAGTGACTGGAACGCCATCGCAGAAAAAGGACCCGGCGCGCTGGCCGAACTTTTGCGTCCTCACCTGCGTCGGATTTTTGGTTTAATAACTGCGGCTGCTCAAAGCACGGGTCTCCTGTTTGTTCATCTTATCCTGACAACAATTCTAAGTGGAATTTTGTATGCGAAAGGTGAGTTTGCAGCAAAAGGTGTCATCATGTTCTTTAGACGCATTGATGGTGATCGAGGAGAGTCTGCAGTGGTTCTTGCCGGGCAGTCTGTGAAATCAGTGGCAATGGGAATTGTGGTTACCGCCCTTTTACAAACAACGTTGGGAACATTGGGTGTGTGGATTGCAGGTGTACCATATGTCGGCATCCTTGGGGCGACAATGTTGGTTCTGTGTATTGCGCAGATCGGCCCGATCCTTCCGATGCTGGGTGCTGTTGTTTGGCTTTTTCAAAATAATCAAAGTCTGGCCGGATCCATTTTGCTGGCTTGGACATTCGTTGTTGGCTTGATGGACAATGTGATTCGACCTTTGTTGATCAAACGTGGGGCTGATCTGCCGCTGCTATTGATTTTTGCCGGAGTCATCGGCGGACTTTTGGCATTCGGTGTCGTGGGGCTCTTTATCGGGCCAATGACTTTGGCGGTGGCATATCGATTGGTGGAAGCTTGGACCAAGGAAAATCCAAAAGCGAAATTAACTACTTCTTTTCAGGCTGCTCCCAACCACCACCGAGGGATTTATAAAGATCCACCACGGCTATAAGTTGGGATTGTTGTGATCTGACTAAATCCAGTTGCACATCAAACAGCTGGCGCTCGGCATCCAGGACTTCCAAATAAGGTGATTGTCCATTGGTGTAGCGCAGATTTGCCAAGTACAAGTTTCGTTCAACGGCGGTGACTTCCATTTTCTGCGCCACAATCACGTCGCGATAAGATTTGTATCGTTGTAGCGAGTCGCGAACCTCGACAAAGGCATTCTGAATGACCTGGCGGTATCGGGCCACAGCTTCCTTCTGTCTGGCTGTCGCAGCTTCGACCATATGACCGGTTTTGCCTCCGTTAAAAATCGGCATTGAAATTCCGGCACCGTAAGCCCATTTCTGCGAGTCACTGTTAAAAAGGTTTTTTAACTCAGCACTTTCAAATCCGAATGCACCGATCAGCGAAATACTTGGAAAGTAGTAAGCCTTGGCAACGCCAATGTAGGCATTTGCTGAAATAAGATTTTGTTCGGCAGCGGCGATATCAGGTCTTCGTTCAAGCACAGAAGAAGGCAATGACGCCGGCAATTGCGGGGGCACTGCAATTTCATCCAGACGTTGACCACGGACAATTGGTGACTCAATTACCTCACGAGGCTCCCGTCCAATCAGAACGGAAAGAAAGCTTTCAGCTCTGGAAACTTGCTCTTCCAGTTTGTAAACCGAAGTTTGGGCAGAATGCATTTCGGCTTCTGCTTGTCGGGCGTTGAGCTCATTACCCACGCCACCCTTGAAGCGCTTGTAGATTAGATCATAAGAGCCTTTGCGTGATTGAACAGTATTCATAGCGATACTGTGTTGCAGATCCAGCGATCTTAAAGCGAAGTAGGCGCTGACAACCTGACTGACTATCGTCAACTGCACATTCACGCGGTTAAAATCTTCGCGTAGCAGCTGGGCCCGGGCGGCTTCGTTACTGCGACGAACTTTTCCCCAGAAATCAATTTCATAACTAAGAATCAAACCCAGCGAAAAGAAATTTGTTGTGCTCTCTGCACCGGGGGTCAGCAAAGTGGGACCGGTCTCGCTGACCTTTTCACGACCCGCATCTCCGCGCAGGTCCAATGATGGCCAGAATTCCGACTTCGCAATTCCCAGCCTTGCACGGGCTTCATCGACTCGCGCCAAGGCTATTTGTAAATCGAGGTTGTGTTCCAGGGCTGCTTGAACAAGTTGGGAAAGAGTGGGATCACCGAACTGTTTCCACCAATTGGTATCGATTTTAGTAGTGGGTGCAGGGGTGGGTGGCAAGCTTGCAGGGAGTCTTGATTCGGGTCTTTTGTAGTCGGGACCCACTGCACAGGATGCCACGAGGCTGCAGGTGACAATAATCTCAACCAATCTGGATTTCACTTGGTTCCTCCCGCGGTGGCAGGTTTAACCGGCTCTGGATGAGCAGTTTTGGGCTTCTTGGATTTTTTGATTTTGAAAGATGTCAGAACCACAAAGAACATTGGAATAAAGAAGGTTGCCACAAAAGTACTGACCAGCATGCCGCCGATGATCCCTGTTCCGATGGAGTGACGGCTGGCAGAACCGGCACCGCTAGAGATAGCCAATGGCACCGCACCCAGAATGAACGCCAACGATGTCATCACGATCGGGCGGAAGCGCAAGCGAGAAGCCTCGATGGCGGCTTGTGTGGCGTCCAGTCCTTCGTGCATTTTCTCGACCGCGAACTCGACGATCAAAATTGCATTCTTGGCAGACAAACCGATCAGAGTGACGAGGGCAATCTGAAAGTACACATCGTTTTCAAGTCCACGAAGCCAGTTGGCGGCCAGGGCACCCAGGAGGGCATAGGGCACGGATAGCAAAACTGAAAGCGGCAAACCCCATTTTTCATATTGGGCGGCAAGAATCAAAAACACAAAGATCAAACCATATAGAAAAACAGTCGCTGAGGCACCACCGGTGAGTTTTTCTTGATATGCGGTTCCGGTCCACGCGATGCCATAGTCTGCGGAAAGATGTTGTGCCAAAGCCGCTTCAACGGCCTTGATAACCTGACCGGAGCTGTATCCCGGTGCGGGACTTGCGATGATACGACTTGCAGGAAAAATATTAAGGCGCTCAACGATTTCCGGTCCGGTGACTCTTTGAGCAGTCAGAATCGAAGTCAGGGGAACCATGTTGCCATTGTCGGATCGTACATAGATATTGCGGATGTCATCCGGACGGGATCGGTATTCCCCTTCAGACTGCAATTGGACTTTGAACGTTCGTCCGAATTTGTTGAAGTCGTTAACGTAGTAACTGCCGAAGGTGGCGGCCATGGCGTCAAAGACAGTGTTGATTGGAACCTGATAGGCCTTGGCTTTTTCGCGATCCAGATTCAAAAACAGCTGCGGAATATTGGCGCTGAAGTTGGAACTGATTGATCCCACGGCGGGATTTTGGCGAAGTTGATCGATAAACTTATTGGTGGTCATCGCCAGAGTTTTACTATCAGCGCCGCCTCGACTTTGCAGGTAGAATTCAAGACCCCCGGTGGTACTCATGCCGACGATCGCGGGAGGACTAAAGGCGATGATATTGCCATCACGAATAATCTGGTTCAGCCCAAAAAGACTTTTCACGATAGCGCTGGCGGATTGGTCTGGATCCGGACGGTCTTTCCAGTCTTTCAGAGTGATAAAACTGGTGCCGGTGTTGGTGCGGTTGGAACCAGTGATTAAATCAAATCCTGACAGAGAAAAGACGTCCTGAACATTGCTGTTGCCTGTGGTGAAAGTGTCCAGTTGATCGGTGACTTTGACGGTTCGGGATAAGGAGGCGCCGTCTTGCAGATTTGGCACACCAAAAACATAACCTTGATCTTCTTCGGGGACCAATCCGCTGGGTAGAATTTTAAAGAGCATGAAAATTCCAAAACAGCAGGCGACGAAGAGGGCACTGCTGATCATGAAACGTCTGTTGAAGAAAGTCACCCCACTGACATAGCCTGAGGTGATGCGGTCGAAAAACCTGTTAAACCCGCGGAAGAATCTGTTGGGTTCATGAATTTCATCTTTCAGAATCAGTGCACACAATGCGGGTGTCAAAGTCAGGGCGACAAGTCCCGAGATCGCAACGGAAACGGCGATGGTGATTGCAAACTGCTTGTACATTTGTCCTGCCATACCACCCACGAAGGCGACGGGAATGAATACTGCACACAGTACGAACACAATCGCAATGACGGGGCTGGTGACCTCTTCCATGGCTTTGATCGTGGCTTCCTTCGGCTTTAATTTTTCTGTGCGCATGATCCGCTCAACGTTTTCCAGCACGACGATGGCATCATCGACGACTAGCCCGATCGCCAGAACCAGACCGAAAAGAGTCAAAGTGTTAATCGAGAAACCCAGGGCATACATGCCGGCAAAAGTTCCGATGATGGAAACGGGGACGGCCAGGCACGGAATCAAAGTGGCGCGCCAGCTTTGCAGGAAAAGGTAAACCACCAAGAAAACCAGAATCATGGCTTCCATCAAAGTTTTAATAACTTCTGAGATGGATACTTCGATGAACTTTGTTGTGTCGAACGGAATATCGTAGGCCAAACCCGGCGGGAATTTTTGGGAGATGGTGTGCATGGTTTCTTTCACCAGCTCCGCTGTTTTAACCTGATTGGCGCCCGGAGCAAGGTAAACACCGATACCGATCGCAGGTTTGCCGTTCCATTTGGTGGCAACGTCGTAGCTGAGGGCGCCCAGTTCCACACGCGCCACATCTTTCAGACGAAGTTTTGAACCATCAGGGTTGGAACGAACGATGATGTCTTCAAATTGTTTTGGATTATCCAGGCGTCCTTGAGTGGTCACTGTAAATGTAAAGTCCACAGTATTGTTGAGCGGCTCCGCACCGACTTTGCCGGCGGCAAACTGGGCATTTTGTTCTTTGACGGCTTTGATTACATCCGTTGCGGTTACTTTTAATTGCGCCATGCGATCGGGACGCATCCACAAGCGGATGGAATAGTCCTGCGCTCCAAATATCGAGGCATCACCCACGCCCGGAATCCTTTTAATTTCATCCAGCACATTAATCAGGGCGTAGTTGCTGATATAGACAGAGTCATAGCGAAGGTCCGGTGCCCGCAGTCCGATGATTTGCAGAATTGCCGATGATTTTTTCTTAACAGTGACACCTTGACGGCGCACCTCTTCGGGAAGGGAAGGCATGGCAATTTGCACACGATTGTTTACGTTGATGGTGTTTTGATCGGGATCTGTACCAATCGCAAACGTCACAGTCAGAATCATGTCACCGTTACTGGAGTTGGTGGACTGCATGTATAGCATATTATCAACACCGTTGACCTGCTGTTCGATGGGGGCGGCAACAGTGGACGAGATGGTTTCTGCAGAGGCTCCCGGATATTTGGTCGTGACTGAAACCTGCGGGGGTACGATTTCAGGGTATTGCGAAATGGGCAGCGCTTTAATTGCGGCATAGCCAGCAATCATAAAGAGCAGTGAAATTACGGCGGAGAACACGG
Protein-coding sequences here:
- a CDS encoding patatin-like phospholipase family protein, which translates into the protein MRCVSVILMVILILPWISLAAEAKRPRIGLVLGGGGARGLSHVGVLEVLEKNRIPVDCIVGTSIGSLVGAGYAVGRTPQEMKEHIQAADWSRMFLARPPRKAYPFRRKQDDSLSMLGVEVGLSDKGQILLPRSAISTQEIEYFLRTLTYGSTYPKFDNLPTPYRAIATNLANGEMVVLGNGDLVTAMRASMAVPGVFPAVPSEGRLLADGGLVRNLPVDIARQLCADVVIVVDVSSAPLQQDEIGSIFSVMDQYTRLMMIQNVHPQLKSLTGKDVLISPVFKDLGSTDFGKSEPLIQAGSEAALKALPGLQRYSIPESEYAKWKVDREKKKYTAKSLAKVSVGESGWVNPQTLVGDLKVKTGEVFPIESFHDQLMSLYATGDYSQLDYELHDGPLGQELLVLPIEKSWGPNYLNFGLSLGTDFESSYPWNLTAMYRRTWVNSLGAEWKTILQAGNSSRFNTEFYQPLGVGKSGFVAPHFKYYRLPLAIWQDGEEVAKYRYSKLTAGVDIGAGSRFGELRFGPSYNVYRASQSIGPALLPDSRTYDYGLRLNLFYDQLDNYFFPTDGQSFDLYGYYSLGASEDIKNYGVYGLQFRDAFRAGKGAVQITVKGQTSTGDSTVLADVSWLGGFLNLSSFHYQELIGDQLAYGSVQYYHPTGLLSGSYWGVAAETGRVFNYFDERLADDWHYSGTMYIAYDSFLGPMYFATAYGDNEVWSFYFMLGKQF
- the ydiK gene encoding AI-2E family transporter YdiK — translated: MSTEWGLARSLFASIFILLLIAGCFWIMTPFLPSLIWATMIVVATWPLLVKAERKFGSRKLAVVAMMLVMSVIVILPLMVTGYVLLTHIDEAYNWLKGVKDYTLPMAPAGLAQLPFGDRIASDWNAIAEKGPGALAELLRPHLRRIFGLITAAAQSTGLLFVHLILTTILSGILYAKGEFAAKGVIMFFRRIDGDRGESAVVLAGQSVKSVAMGIVVTALLQTTLGTLGVWIAGVPYVGILGATMLVLCIAQIGPILPMLGAVVWLFQNNQSLAGSILLAWTFVVGLMDNVIRPLLIKRGADLPLLLIFAGVIGGLLAFGVVGLFIGPMTLAVAYRLVEAWTKENPKAKLTTSFQAAPNHHRGIYKDPPRL
- a CDS encoding efflux transporter outer membrane subunit, with the translated sequence MKSRLVEIIVTCSLVASCAVGPDYKRPESRLPASLPPTPAPTTKIDTNWWKQFGDPTLSQLVQAALEHNLDLQIALARVDEARARLGIAKSEFWPSLDLRGDAGREKVSETGPTLLTPGAESTTNFFSLGLILSYEIDFWGKVRRSNEAARAQLLREDFNRVNVQLTIVSQVVSAYFALRSLDLQHSIAMNTVQSRKGSYDLIYKRFKGGVGNELNARQAEAEMHSAQTSVYKLEEQVSRAESFLSVLIGREPREVIESPIVRGQRLDEIAVPPQLPASLPSSVLERRPDIAAAEQNLISANAYIGVAKAYYFPSISLIGAFGFESAELKNLFNSDSQKWAYGAGISMPIFNGGKTGHMVEAATARQKEAVARYRQVIQNAFVEVRDSLQRYKSYRDVIVAQKMEVTAVERNLYLANLRYTNGQSPYLEVLDAERQLFDVQLDLVRSQQSQLIAVVDLYKSLGGGWEQPEKK
- a CDS encoding efflux RND transporter permease subunit, yielding MFSKFFINRPVFSAVISLLFMIAGYAAIKALPISQYPEIVPPQVSVTTKYPGASAETISSTVAAPIEQQVNGVDNMLYMQSTNSSNGDMILTVTFAIGTDPDQNTINVNNRVQIAMPSLPEEVRRQGVTVKKKSSAILQIIGLRAPDLRYDSVYISNYALINVLDEIKRIPGVGDASIFGAQDYSIRLWMRPDRMAQLKVTATDVIKAVKEQNAQFAAGKVGAEPLNNTVDFTFTVTTQGRLDNPKQFEDIIVRSNPDGSKLRLKDVARVELGALSYDVATKWNGKPAIGIGVYLAPGANQVKTAELVKETMHTISQKFPPGLAYDIPFDTTKFIEVSISEVIKTLMEAMILVFLVVYLFLQSWRATLIPCLAVPVSIIGTFAGMYALGFSINTLTLFGLVLAIGLVVDDAIVVLENVERIMRTEKLKPKEATIKAMEEVTSPVIAIVFVLCAVFIPVAFVGGMAGQMYKQFAITIAVSVAISGLVALTLTPALCALILKDEIHEPNRFFRGFNRFFDRITSGYVSGVTFFNRRFMISSALFVACCFGIFMLFKILPSGLVPEEDQGYVFGVPNLQDGASLSRTVKVTDQLDTFTTGNSNVQDVFSLSGFDLITGSNRTNTGTSFITLKDWKDRPDPDQSASAIVKSLFGLNQIIRDGNIIAFSPPAIVGMSTTGGLEFYLQSRGGADSKTLAMTTNKFIDQLRQNPAVGSISSNFSANIPQLFLNLDREKAKAYQVPINTVFDAMAATFGSYYVNDFNKFGRTFKVQLQSEGEYRSRPDDIRNIYVRSDNGNMVPLTSILTAQRVTGPEIVERLNIFPASRIIASPAPGYSSGQVIKAVEAALAQHLSADYGIAWTGTAYQEKLTGGASATVFLYGLIFVFLILAAQYEKWGLPLSVLLSVPYALLGALAANWLRGLENDVYFQIALVTLIGLSAKNAILIVEFAVEKMHEGLDATQAAIEASRLRFRPIVMTSLAFILGAVPLAISSGAGSASRHSIGTGIIGGMLVSTFVATFFIPMFFVVLTSFKIKKSKKPKTAHPEPVKPATAGGTK